TCTTAGGCTTACGGGCGGGCGTCTGACGGGAACAGTAAACGACCGATGCTGCGGGTGGCACTGACCCGATTTTCAGGTCAGTGCTGTTGTTCAGAAGGAGATTAACGCACCCGCACTCGGACACCCCCGGCATTCACACCTACTCCGCCTCGGGGTCCGACACCCACGCCGACACCGCCGACACGGACGCCTACGCCTCCCCGGGGTCCCACTACAACCCCGACACCGGGAGATCCGTAGCGATAGCCGCCATATCTGTAAGGATGATGGCGGCGATAATAAGGATACCCATATCCATACCGATACGAACGATAGTAAACAGGACGTGCTTCAGGATACACGTACGTCGCGGCAGGGACCGGAACAACCGTCTCTCGGACTATGGTCCTTCGAGGTGCAGGAGCAGTCGCTATTACGAAAGGCGTTTGTATCTGGTCCGCAGAGACCCAACCCTTTACCGGTCCTTCTATTTCAGCCCAGTTACTGTTGCTCCAGAACCCTGACAGCCTGAGGCGTTCTCCCATACGTGCGCATCCTGCTACGTCAAAATGCGTGCCTGGACCTGACCTCACTCTGAGGCACATCTCCGGCCTGTCCACAGATACAACTGTTGCAATCCCGCGAACCGGCTGGA
The sequence above is a segment of the Desulfomonile tiedjei DSM 6799 genome. Coding sequences within it:
- a CDS encoding SH3 domain-containing protein, translating into MKSIYPRLALLAAMVCITGIWSGVSSASAFPEEIVGPITGTVVAGDSRGGLIVRSSPNPDAGIIGTLAVGTRVTNFPRFENGWVMLKSPMNGGWIPIDSLQPVRGIATVVSVDRPEMCLRVRSGPGTHFDVAGCARMGERLRLSGFWSNSNWAEIEGPVKGWVSADQIQTPFVIATAPAPRRTIVRETVVPVPAATYVYPEARPVYYRSYRYGYGYPYYRRHHPYRYGGYRYGSPGVGVVVGPRGGVGVRVGGVGVGVGPRGGVGVNAGGVRVRVR